Proteins encoded within one genomic window of Anaerosporomusa subterranea:
- a CDS encoding NAD(P)/FAD-dependent oxidoreductase — protein MSTISKADVVVIGGGIVGAAVARELSRYQLDIVLLEAETDIAMGTSKANSAILHAGFDAKPTCWKARLNVLGNALYRQLQDELKLHIGWTGSLVVAKDPVDMAVLEELLVRGQQNGVNGLALLGRDEVLAREPNLASDITGALWAPTAGIICPFGATFAFAENAIRNGATLLRETPALDIVVENGRVAGVRTPQGVINTKFVVNAAGVRADDIARLAGDESFTIQARKGEYILFDRSVRNLVNSVIFPAPSKISKGILIAPTVHGNLFIGPDAQNIDDKTDIAATGNGMDRVITGARRLVPNLPLQAAITQFSGLRATAEDGDFILRESEAARGLVHAAGIQSPGLTAAPAIAQVVSALLKEAGLKLSEKRDFNPANPLKPAFQELSWEQRSSLIASNPLYGRVICRCETVTEAEIVAAIHSPCGARTVDGVKRRVRAGSGRCQGGFCGPRVTAILARELNIPMTEVRKDSIDSRLFFDKLPGNCEVPAHE, from the coding sequence GTGTCTACGATAAGCAAAGCAGATGTGGTAGTTATTGGCGGCGGCATAGTTGGCGCAGCTGTTGCCCGTGAGTTATCCCGCTATCAGTTAGATATTGTGTTGCTGGAAGCAGAAACAGATATCGCGATGGGAACCTCAAAAGCGAACAGTGCCATACTACATGCCGGGTTTGACGCAAAACCGACATGTTGGAAAGCCAGGCTTAATGTACTGGGCAATGCGCTTTATCGGCAGCTCCAGGACGAACTTAAACTGCACATCGGATGGACAGGTTCCCTAGTTGTCGCAAAAGACCCAGTCGATATGGCGGTACTAGAGGAGCTTTTGGTCCGCGGCCAACAAAACGGAGTGAATGGGCTGGCGCTGCTCGGACGAGACGAGGTCCTGGCGAGAGAGCCTAATCTAGCCAGTGATATCACAGGTGCTCTCTGGGCGCCCACGGCTGGGATCATTTGTCCGTTTGGCGCAACTTTCGCTTTTGCGGAGAATGCCATACGCAATGGGGCAACTCTGCTTCGCGAAACACCGGCGCTCGATATTGTAGTAGAAAATGGACGCGTCGCCGGGGTCAGAACACCGCAAGGCGTAATCAACACAAAATTTGTCGTCAACGCGGCTGGCGTGCGGGCCGACGACATCGCCCGTCTGGCTGGCGACGAGAGCTTCACTATCCAAGCGCGTAAGGGTGAATATATCTTGTTTGACCGGTCGGTGAGAAATCTGGTCAACTCTGTGATTTTTCCGGCCCCGAGTAAGATATCTAAGGGAATATTAATTGCACCCACCGTGCATGGCAACTTATTTATTGGTCCTGATGCGCAAAACATTGACGATAAAACCGACATTGCGGCAACCGGCAATGGTATGGATCGTGTCATTACAGGCGCTCGCCGCTTAGTTCCCAATCTGCCGCTGCAGGCGGCTATTACTCAATTTTCTGGTCTGCGGGCTACTGCTGAAGACGGAGATTTTATTTTGCGCGAATCAGAAGCTGCTCGTGGACTCGTGCATGCGGCTGGTATTCAGTCTCCCGGATTAACCGCTGCGCCAGCAATTGCCCAGGTAGTCTCTGCTTTGCTGAAAGAAGCTGGACTGAAACTGAGTGAAAAGAGGGACTTTAATCCTGCTAATCCATTAAAGCCAGCCTTTCAAGAACTGAGTTGGGAGCAACGGTCTAGCTTGATCGCCAGCAATCCACTTTACGGTCGCGTTATTTGCCGCTGCGAAACCGTTACTGAAGCCGAAATTGTTGCTGCCATCCATTCACCATGCGGCGCACGGACGGTAGACGGCGTCAAGCGGCGGGTTCGGGCAGGCAGTGGGCGTTGTCAAGGCGGCTTTTGTGGTCCAAGGGTGACCGCCATTTTAGCCAGGGAATTAAACATTCCGATGACTGAAGTGCGTAAGGATAGCATAGACTCCCGACTTTTCTTTGACAAATTGCCAGGGAATTGTGAGGTGCCTGCCCATGAATAA
- a CDS encoding HPr family phosphocarrier protein: protein MQQNRIVLTNGSGLHARPAAQFVKKAAGFKSSVTVEANGKKADAKSILQLLSLGAKDGTEIVIAADGSDEVECISSLRELLRGGLVE, encoded by the coding sequence GTGCAACAGAACCGTATTGTATTAACCAATGGCAGTGGACTACATGCTAGACCAGCCGCGCAGTTTGTGAAGAAGGCAGCCGGGTTCAAAAGTTCTGTAACTGTTGAGGCAAATGGAAAGAAGGCTGATGCTAAAAGTATTTTGCAGCTTCTTAGCCTAGGCGCAAAAGATGGAACGGAAATAGTGATTGCTGCCGATGGCTCTGACGAAGTTGAGTGCATTTCTTCACTGAGAGAACTGCTTCGTGGCGGCCTTGTCGAATAG